CCAGATCCGCAAGCAGATGCCCGCCAGGCCGCGCTGGAGCTGTACGAACGCCGCGCGGGCCGTTACGACCTGGAACTGGCCGCCTTCGGCGCGCTGCGCCAGGAGGCGGTGCAGGCCCTGCGGCTGCAGCCCGGCGAGACCGTGCTGGACCTGGGTTGCGGCACCGGCCTGAGCCTGCCGGCGCTGCGCGCCGGCGTGGGCGCGCGCGGCCTGGTGCTGGGCGTGGAGCAAAGCCCGGCCATGCTGGCGCAGGCTCAGGCACGCGTGAAGGCGGGGCATTGGCGCAATGTGCGGCTGCAGGGCTGCGCGGTGGCACAGGCGCGCCTGCCGCGCCAGGCCGATGCCGCGCTGTTCTTCTTCACCCACGACATCCAGCAGCAGGAGGCGGCGCTGGCGCGCGTCTGCGGCCATCTGCGGCCGGGCGCGCGCGTGGTGGCGGTGGGGCTCAGCTGGGCGCCGCCCTGGCTGGCCATCAGCAATCTGTTCGTGCTGGGCGCGGCGCTCTACTCGATCCGCGCGCCCGGCTATCTCACCAGTCTGGGCCAGCCCTGGCGGCTGCTGGCGGCAAGGCTCGCCAGCCACCGCGTCGAGAAGCGCTGGCTGGACAGCATCTACCTGCTGCAGGGCCAAGCCTAGGGCACGATCGCCAGGAACAGGAACACCGCGAACACCACCAGGTGCACGGCGCCCTGCAGCACGGTGGCGCGGCCGCCGCCCAGGGTCAGCGTGCCCACCACGAAGCTCAGCGCCAGCAGCACCATATTGGTGGGCGTCAGCCCCAGCTGCAGGGGCTGGGGCAGGAACAGCGAGAGCACCGCCACGGCCGGGATGGTCAGGCCGATGCTGGCCAGGCCCGAGCCCAGCGCCAGGTTGATGCTGGTCTGCAGCCGGTTGTGCAGGGCCGCACGCACCGCCGCCACCGTCTCGGGCAGCAGCACCAGCATCGCCACGATCACGCCCACCAGCGAGGTGGGTGCGCCGGCCGCGTGCACCAGCGCCTCGATGCTGGGTGCCAGCAGCTTGGCCAGGCCCACCACCCCCACCAGGCACAGCAGCAGCAGGCCCAGGCTGAGCCAGGCCACCGCGCTGCTGGGCGGCTCGGCATGGGCCTCGGCGTCGGCGCCGCTCTCGGGCAGGAAGTAGTCGCGGTGGCGCACCGTCTGCACGAACACGAAGGCGCCGTACAGCACCAGCGAGACCACGCCCGCGAACATCAGCTGTGCGCGCGAGAAGGTGGGCCCGGCGCTGCTGGTGGTGAAGGTGGGCAGCACCAGGGTCAGGGTGGCCAGCGCGGCCAGCACCGCCAGCGTCGGGCTGGTGCCCTGCACCCGGAACGCCAGTTCGCGGTAGCGCCAGCCGCCGGCCAGGATGCACAGGCCCAGCACGCCGTTGCAGACGATCATGATGGCCGAGAACACGGTGTCGCGCGCCAGGCCGCTGGCCGCGGGGCCGCCGGCCAGCATCAGCGAGACGATCAGCGCCACCTCGATGACGGTCACCGCCACCGCCAGCACCAGCGAGCCATAGGGCTCGCCGACGCGGTGCGCCACCACCTCGGCATGGTGCACCGCGGCCAGCACGGCGGCGATCAGCAGCGCGGCCACCAGCGCCAGCAGGGCCGTGCCCAGCGTGGCCGTGCCCAGCCCGGCCAGGGCCAGGGCGGCGGTCAAGGGAGCGGCCAGGGTCCAGAGCGGCAGCGCGGCCGGCAAGCGGGAAAGAAGCGAGGGCTTGGGCATGGCGGCGAGCATAGCTTGCGGCTAGGATCGCAGCCGCCATGCCACATACCGATCCGCGCATCGACGCCTATATCGAGCGGGCCGCGGCCTTCGCCCAGCCCCTGCTGGCCGACTGGCGCGCCCTCGTGCACCAGGGCTGCCCCGAGGTCGAGGAGACCATCAAATGGGGCATGCCGCATTTCGTGCACCGCGGCAAGATCCTCGCCAATATGGCGGCCTTCAAGGCGCATTGCAGCTTCGGCTTCTGGCATGGCGAGGCGGTGGCGCAGCAGGGCAAGAGCGGCGAGGCGATGGGCCAGCTGGGGCGCGTCACCGGCGCGCAAGACCTGCCCCCGCGCACCGAGCTGGCGGCGATGGTGGCGCGCGCCCGCGCGCTCATCGAGGGCGGCGTGAAGCCGGCGCGCGCGGCCCGCCCGGCCGCGAAGAAGCCGGCCCCCGAACTGCCGGCGGAGCTGGCCGCCGCGCTGGCCGGCGATGCCGGCGCCCGGGCCTTCTTCAGCACCCTGGCGCCCAGCCATCAGCGCGAGTATGTGGACTGGATCGGCGAGGCCAAGCGGCCGGAGACACGCGCCAGGCGCCTGGCCCAGACGCTGCAATGGCTGGCCGAGGGCAAGCGGCGCAACTGGAAATACGAGAACTGCTAGGGCCGCTTTCAGGGCCGTCTTGGCGGCGGGCGCCACAGGTCCAGCACCGGCGAGGGCGGCGTCACCGAGGCGTCGTAGGGGTGCGAGCGCTGGCCGTTGATGGAGGCGATGATGCGGCGCACATAGAGCCGCGTCTCGGCATAGGGCGGCACGCCGCGGTAGCGCTCCACCGCGCGCTCGCCGGCGTTGTAGGCCGCCAGCGCCAGCGTCAGGTCGCCCTCGAAATAGGCCAGCAGCCAGCGCAGATAGGCCATGCCGCCGCGGATGTTCTGCACCGGGTCGGTGATGCGGCCGACCTTGAAGCGCGCCGCCGTGTCCGGGATCAGCTGCATCAGGCCCTGCGCCCCCTTGGGCGAGGCGGCGAGCGGATCGAAGTTGGACTCGGTGGCCATCACCGCCAGCACCAGGTGCGGCGCCAGCTTGTAGTCGGGCGCCACCAGCTTGACGAAGTTGACGATGGTCTCGGGCGCGTTCTTGGGCGGCGGCGGCGGTGGCGGCAGCGCCCAGGCGCCGGGCTTGCCGCCCTTGGGCGCGGCCACGACGATGGGCTGCGGATCGGTGTCGGGCGGGCGCAGGCATTCGGGCGGCGCGCCGCGCGGCTCGCCCATCGATGCCGCCATGTTCTTGGCCTGCTCCAGCCCCTGCTCGGCCGCGGCGTTGAAGAGGTGTGCGGCCTGGGCATCGTCGCGCGCGATGCCGCGCGCATGCACCAGCATCCAGGCCAGGTTGTACTGCGCCACCGGGTCGCCATAGCGGGCCGCGCGGCAGTAGAGCTGGGCCGCGGCCACCGGGTCGCGCGGCACGCCGTCGCCATGCTCCAGCGCCTCGCCCTCCTGGCGCCAGCGCTCCACCTGGGCCGGCACCACCGGCCCGCGCTCGGGCGGCGGGGTGCTGGGGCGCGGCAGGTTCTCCAGGCTCAGGCCGGGCATCTGGGCACAGGCGCTGCCCATCAGCAGGGCAAGCAGAACGGGGGCGAAGCGCATCGCGCGGCAGTGTAGCGGGCGCCTCGTGTTCACAGCCCCTGATCGGAGCCGCGCCGCCACACCGCGGCAAACGCCAGCAGCTTGTGCCTGAGGCTCAGGCGCTCGTCCGAGAGCGCATCCAGGAAATCAGAGAGCCGCTTGGACTTGACCATGGTGTAGACGGTGAGCGCGATCGTCACCCCCAGGGTCAGCATGAACCAGCCCAGACGCTCGAGCAGCGGCGCATCCGCCTCGGCAAGCAGGTTCATGCCCAGAAAGCCGGTGGTGATGGTGCCCACCAGGCCGAAGATCGTCACCACCGTGAGCCGCACCACCGTGTTGGCCTGGCGGCGGATGCTGTCGGTCTCTAGGTAGGCGCTCATGTCGCCGATGCGCTCCTTCACCTCGGTGTACAGCGCGTCGGTCTCCAGATGGCGGGCACAGAGCCGGAACAGCGCGCGCGCCTGCGCCTGCTCGGCCACCTCGTGGAACCAGTAGCGGTGCGTGAAGCGCAGAAAGCCCTCGAAGCAGCTGCGGATGGCGCGCTTGAAGCGGCGCACATTGTCGGGGTCTTGCACGTTCAGGCGGCGCAGCGCCTCCACCAGCCGGTCGGAGAACATCAGCAGCGCCGCCTTCTGGAAATGCGCCAGCAGAAAGATCAGGAAATGCTGGTGGCGGAACTGCGCCAGCACGCCGCGGTCGCGGCAGGCGTAGAAGGCGGCATCGGCGCGGCCCAGCACCACCAGGGCATGGCCGCAACACAGATAACGCGTGTGTGGCGCGGCACCGCCGGCGGCCCAGAAGCGGTCGTAGCAATAGCGCTGCTCGAAGTCCTGCAGGTGCTGCTCGCCATAGGGCAGGCCGCCCTCGCCCGCCCCCGCCACCAGGCCCAGGCGCACGAAATCGCTGCGGCTCAACGCGCCGGGATCGTCCAGCGCCAGATAGGCCATCACCGGCATGCGGTAGTACTCGATCTGGCGGTAGCGCAGCAGCCCCTCATGCCCGGCCTGCCCGGCCTGTCCGGACGCCTCGCCATGCTCGCTCACCAGCGGGCGCAGCACGAAGTCCCAGTGCGCGGCGATGCGCGGCGCGCGGTGCGCCTGCACATGCGAGATGAAGCGCTCGCGCTCGCGCGTGTCCGAGCGCGCCAGCACCACGTCGCCCTCGCCCAGCCATTCGGCAGCGGCCAGGCAATGCAGGGGCTGGCCCTGCGCGTCCCAGCCCGAGGGGTAGGCGCGGCCCAGGCGGTAGAGCAGCTCCTGCACCTGCTGCAGCGGCAGATCGGTGGCGGCCAGCTCGACATTGAGCATCACCACGTCCACGTCGAAGAAGAAGTAGAGATCCACATGCACCAGCTCCAGGCGCAGCGGCGCGTCCTCGGGCCGCAGCCAGGCGCGCAGCGCGCGGATGTCGTGGCGCCGGAACACCTTCATGCCCGACTCGCCGAGCGCATCGCCGGCGCCCTGGCCGGAGCGGCCCTCGCCGTAGAGCACGCGCTGCACATAGGGCAGAAAGGTCACGAACTCCTGGTAATGGCGCTCGTGGAAGGCGCCGGGCTCGCCGGTGTATTCGTCCTGCACCTCGCGCCAGGGGCAATCGTGGCCGGGGCCGTGCAGCAGCTCCCAGGGCCGGCGCGGCGCGCCCGGGCTGTCGCCCACCGGCATCAGGCGCAGCGGCCAGAGCAGGATCTGATGCAGGCGCTGGACATGCACGGCGGCTGGGCTCATGGCGGCGATGATGCGCCCGCCACGGCCGCGGTCAAGCCCCCGGTGTCAGGTCTTGCCGAGCAGCTGGCTCAGCCAGGCGCGCGTCTCGGCCGGGTCGATCACCGCATCGATCTCCAGCATCTCGGCCATGTGCAGGGCGCGGCCACGCTCCACCTGCTGGGCCAGCAGGCGCTCGAACAAGGCCTCGCGCTCGGCCCCCTCGGGCAGGGCCTGCAGCTCCTTGCGGTAGCCCAGCCGCACCGCGCCCTCCAGGCCCATGGCGCCGAACTCGGCGCTGGGCCAGGCCAGGCTGGCCAGCGGCCGGTGCAGGCTGCCGCCGGCCAGGGCCATCGCGCCCAGGCCATAGGCGCGCCGCAGCACCACCGAGACCAGGGGCACGTCGAGCGCCGCGGCGGCCTGGAACAGCTCGCCCACATCGCGCAGCTGGCCGCTGGCCTCGGCCTCCGGGCCCACCATGAAGCCGGGGCAATCGATCAACGCCACGAGGGGCAGGCCCTGGCGCTGGCACAGGCGCAGAAAGCGCGCCAGCTTGCGCGCGGCCGCGCCATCCACCGCGCCGCCGAGCTGGCTGCAGTCGCTGGCGATCACGCCCACCGGCCGCCCGTCCAGCCGGGCCGCGGCGGTGCGCACGCTGGCGCCATGGCCGGCGCCCAGCTCGATCAGGCTGGCGCGGTCGAACAGGGTCTCGAGAATGGGCCGGATGGCATAGCCGCGCACGCGGTTCTCCGGCACCGCCGCGCGCAGCGTCAGCTGGTCGGCGGCCTCACCCACCTGAGCCGCCTGCGCCGGCAGCGCCCGGCCCTGCAGCCAACCCAGCAGCTGGCGCGCGCACGCGGCCGCCTCGGCCTCGTCGGCCACCAGCAGGTCCAGCGCGCCGGCCGCGGCCAGCTGCGGCGCCGGGCCCACCTGCTCGGGCGCGTAGCGGCCCAGGCCGCCGCCCTCGATCATGGCCGGGCCGCCCAGGCCGATATTGGCACTGCGTGTGGCCAGCAGCAGATCGCAGCAGGCCAGCAGCGCCGCATTGCCGGCAAAGCAGCGCGCGGCCGCGATGCCGATCAGCGGCACCTGGCCGGCCAGGCGCGCGAAGCTGGCGAAGGTGGGCACATGCAGGCCGGCGACGACGGGCATGTCGGTATCGCCGGGCCGGCCGCCGCCGCCCTCGGCGAACAGCACCACCGGCAGGCGGCGCTCGGCGGCGATCTGCAGCATGCGGTCTGTCTTCTGATGGTTGCGCAGGCCCTGGGTGCCGGCCAGCACGGTGGCGTCGTAGGCCAGCACCACCAGGGGCCGGCCCTGCACCTCGGCCAGGCCGGTGACGATGCCGTCGGCCGGGGTCTGGGCGCGCAGCTCGTGCACCGGGCGGCGCGCGGTCTGGGCCGCGAAGGCCAGGCCGCCGTATTCGCGCAGGCTGCCGGGGTCGCACAGCGCCGCCAGGTTCTCGCGCGCGCTGCGCAGGCCCTGGGCATGGCGGCGCGCGATGGCCTCGGGGCGGGCGGCGTCGGCCAGCAAGGCCTCGCGCTCGCGCCAGGCCTGCAGGTCGGCGCGCGGGCCGGCCATCGCGGGCGCGCCGACGCCAGCGGTTTCAGTGGCTTCAGCGGTGTCAGCGGCGGCCGGCTGCGCCTGCGCGCGCCAACGCAGCAGCGGCTCGCCCTCGCGCACCCAGTCGCCCGCGGCCACCAGCCATTCCAGCAGCTCCAGATCCGCCGGGGCCGGCAGCTCGTGCTCCATCTTCATGGCCTCCAGCACCAGCAGGGGCTGGCCCTTGGCGAGGGCCTGGCCGGCCGCGGCCAGGCAGGCCAGCACTTGCGCCGTCATGGGCGCCTCAAGCGTTTGTTTGGACATGGCGCAATCTAGCCCGGGCCGGCGCGGCGCGCTGCCGCGCAGATGACAGCGTCAGAAGCGGTAGCTGCCCTCGACATACCAGGAGCGCCCGGCCAGCGGCAGGTCGCCGGGGAGATTGATGGCTGACTGGCTGGGCTCGCGCGGCTTGGCGTCGAAGGCATTGCGCAGGGCCAGCGCCCAGCCCGGGCCGCGCTGCTCGCCGCCGTGGCGCAGCTGCAGATCCAGGGTGCGGTAATCGGCCACCGGCGGCCGCGCATCGCCGGCGGCGCGCGCGCGGCCGCCCACCGCATTGAACTGGGCCCCCAGCAGCGCCTCGCCCATCAGGCGCCAGTCGGCGCGCACGAACAGATGGTGGTGCGGGGCATAGCCGGCGTCGGTGCCCGTGGCCACGTCGAGGGTGTGCTGCAGGGAGAGCTGCGCCGTCAGCTGCAGCTGCCGCAAGGCCTGCCAATGCGCTTCCATCTCCAGGCCCTGGCCGCGCAGGCGGCCCTGGTTCTGGTAGCTGGCCCCGGTGGCCGGCGCCGGATTGGGCACCACACGCACCTGGTCGCGCATATCGAAGCGGTAGACGTTGAGCTTGAGCTGAAGCGTGCTGTGGGCCTGCCATTCCAGCGCCAGCTCATGCGTGGCGATACGCTCGGGCTTGAGCTGCGGATTGCCGGTGGCCACCGGATTGACGGTGTACTGCTCGTTGAAGCCGGCGGCGCGGAAGGCCTGGCCGTGCAGCAGCTTGACGGTGAGGTTGTAGGCGGCATCCCAGACCAGCGCGAGGCGCGGGTTGACGGTGCTGCCGAGGTCCGAGTAGCGGTCATCCCGCAGGCCCAGGGTCAGCGCCCAGTCGGGCGCCAGCTGCCATTCGTCCTGCACGAAGACGAACAGATTGCGCCGCCGCGAGGGCGGGATGTGCGGCTGGATCGCGCTGTACTCGATCACCGGGCCGGTCGGGATGGGCACGCCGGTGGGGCTCAGGAGAAAGTTCTTGTAGGTGCGCGAGGCAAACAGATTGATGTCTTCATGGCCCAGCCCGACGCGCAGCACATGGCCTTGCCAGCCCGTATAGCCGGCATGGGCCGAGAGGCGGGTCTGGCGGTCCCAGCGCCAGGGACCGCCGATCATGCCGTCAGGGAACAGATTGGGGCCGATGCGCGTGCCGGGCGGAAACAGCATCAGGCCCACCGGCGACTCCTCGGTGTAGCGGGTATGGCTGAGGCTGGCGCCCAGTTGCCAGTCGCGGTCCGGACTGGTGCTGGCCCAACCCAGCTCGAGGATGCTGCGGCGCGAACTGGTATAGCTGTCAGGGTCCAGGGCCGAGTTCACGCCAGCGCCGGTAGCCATGCGCGGCCGCCATTGCTGGCTGCCGTTGAGATGCCAGTCGCCCCAGTTCAGCTTCAGGCCCAGGTCGAGGTCGCGGTGGAAGGTGTTGACGGGCCCGGGGGCACGGCTCGCATGGGTGCCGAAGAGTTTGTCCAGCCGGGTCGCGGCATCGGCGGTGATGAGTTCACGCTGGCCGTCGCTGCGCCCGCCATAGACATAGGCCACCAGTTGCAGCGGGCCGACGCTGCCGCCATGCTGCAACCAGGCCTCACGGCTGCCGAAGGCGCCCAGGCGCACACCGGCCGCGCTGCCCTTGATGTCGGCCGCGCTCTTGGTCACCACATTGATCACGCCCGCGAAGGCGTCCGCACCATAGAGCGCCGAGCCGGGGCCGCGTATCACCTCGATGCGCGCCACATGCTCCAGCGGCAGGCCCGACCATTGCGTGCCCTTGTCGCCGCTGTAGGCCCCCTTCATCGGCACGCCGTCCAGCAGCAGCAGCACATGCGGGTTGGTGGAGATGGCACTGAAGATGCCGCGCACGGCATAGATCGACGCATAGTTGATCGCGTTGACCGAGACATGCACGCCCGGCACCGACTCAAGCACCTGGTCGAGGTTGGTGGCTCCCATGGCCGTGATATCGGCCGCGGTGATGACGCTGGCCACCGCAGGCGCGCGGCGCAGCGGCTGGCTGCTGCCGGTGGCGATGCTGATGGTGGCGGCCTCGTCATAGGCCAGCGCCAGATCCTCATCCCGCTGCTGCGCCTGCGCGGAGGCCACCCACAGGGCCAGCAGCGCAAGGCCATGATTTCGCCGCATCGGCCCTCCCGGCATCGTTGATGCGCCATCCTAAGCCAAGCGGGCCGCCGTGCCATCCCTGCCATGCCCCTGGGTCGACCCCAGCATGAGCACTCATATATTAATCATATACTTCGATTCGAAACAACCTTCGACGAGGCCCGCCCGCCATGAGTACGCCGCTGTTTTCCGACTGGCACCATGAGCCGCCCGCGCATTGGCAGCAGTTGCAGACGCTGGACATGCACACCGGCGGCGAGCCGCTGCGCGTGATCACCGCCGGCCTGCCCGAGCTGCCGGGCGCCGGCGTGCTGGACAAGCGCCGCTATTTCAGCCACGAGCTCGACCATCTGCGCCGCGCCCTGATGTGGGAGCCGCGCGGCCATGCCGATATGTACGGCGCGGTGCTGACGCGCTCGCAGAGCGCCGACTTCGACGTGTTCTTCCTGCACAACGAGGGCTACAGCACCATGTGCGGCCACGCCATCATTGCGCTCACCAAGCTGGTGCTGGAGACCGGCCTGCACCGCGGCGCGCCAGATGCGCAGGGCCTGCACCACATCAGCTTCCAGGTGCCGGCGGGCCGCGTCGAGGCGAGCGCCCGCCTGGTGGACGGCCTGGCGCAGCAGATCCGCTTCGTCAACGTGCCCTCCTTCGTCTATCTGGCCGGGCAGCGCGTCGAGGTCGAGGGCCTGGGCGTGGTGCGCTTCGACATCGCCTATGGCGGCGCCTTCTACGCGCTGGTGGAGGCGGCACCGCTGGGCCTGCAGCTGCTGCCGGAGCAGCAGAGCCGGCTGATCGACGCCGGCCGCCGCATCAAGCAGGCGGTGATGGCGGCGCTGCCGATACAGCACCCCTTCGAGCCCGAGCTGGGCTTTCTCTACGGCACCATCTTCACCGGCCCGGCGCAGCACCCGGCCCACCACAGCCGCAATGTCTGCATCTTTGCCGACGGCGAGGTGGACCGCTCGCCCACCGGCTCGGGGGTGTCGGCACGCGCCGCCCTGCACCATGCGCGCGGCGAGCTGGCGCTGGGCGAGACGCTCTGCATCGAGAGCATCCTGGGCAGCCTGATGACGGTGCGCGTGGCCGCCACCGAGACCTTCGGCCCGCATGCGGCGGTGCGGCCCGAGGTGGGCGGCAGCGCCCATTACACCGGCCGGCACCGCTTCTATCTGGACCCCGACGACCCGCAGGGCGCCGGCTTCCTGCTGCGCTGAGGCCCTGGCCATGCTGGCGCTGCAACAGGCCCTGCGCAGCTGCGAGCTGAGCCTGGTCGAGGCCTTGTTCGACCCGCTGCCCGACGTGGTGTTCTTCGTCAAGGACCGCGATGGCCGCTATCTCTCGGTGAACCAGACCCTGGTGCGCCGCAGCGCGCTGCGCAGCAAGCAGGCCTTGCTGGGCCGCACGCCGCGCGAGGTCTTCCCCGGTGCGATGGGCGAGGCCTTCGCGCGCCAGGACCATGCGGTGATCGCCAGCGGCGCCGCCATGCCGCGCCAGCTCGAGCTGCACCTCTATGCCGATGGCGGCGCCGGCTGGTGCCTGACCCACAAGCTGCCGCTGTGCGACGCGGGCGCCGTGCTGGGCGTGGCCGGCATCTCGCGCGACCTGGGCCTGCCCGACCAGGGCCATCCCGTCTACGCCCAGATCGCCGAGCTGGCCGCGCATATCCGCGCCCATTACGACCAGGCCGTCAACCTGGGCGAGCTGGCGCGCCGGGCCGGGCTCTCGCTGGACCGGGTGGAGCGCCTGTTCCAGCGCATCTTCCACCTCAGCCCGCGCGAGATGCTCCTGCAGGCGCGCCTGGACGAGGCGCGCCGCCTGCTGCTCGAGGCGCCCGGGCTCAGCGTGGCCGCGGTGGCAGCCAGCTGCGGCTACAGCGACCACAGCGCCTTCGCGCGCCAGTTCAAGGCCACCACCGGCATGACGCCCTCG
This portion of the Paucibacter sediminis genome encodes:
- a CDS encoding class I SAM-dependent methyltransferase, with the translated sequence MPDPQADARQAALELYERRAGRYDLELAAFGALRQEAVQALRLQPGETVLDLGCGTGLSLPALRAGVGARGLVLGVEQSPAMLAQAQARVKAGHWRNVRLQGCAVAQARLPRQADAALFFFTHDIQQQEAALARVCGHLRPGARVVAVGLSWAPPWLAISNLFVLGAALYSIRAPGYLTSLGQPWRLLAARLASHRVEKRWLDSIYLLQGQA
- a CDS encoding calcium:proton antiporter; the encoded protein is MPKPSLLSRLPAALPLWTLAAPLTAALALAGLGTATLGTALLALVAALLIAAVLAAVHHAEVVAHRVGEPYGSLVLAVAVTVIEVALIVSLMLAGGPAASGLARDTVFSAIMIVCNGVLGLCILAGGWRYRELAFRVQGTSPTLAVLAALATLTLVLPTFTTSSAGPTFSRAQLMFAGVVSLVLYGAFVFVQTVRHRDYFLPESGADAEAHAEPPSSAVAWLSLGLLLLCLVGVVGLAKLLAPSIEALVHAAGAPTSLVGVIVAMLVLLPETVAAVRAALHNRLQTSINLALGSGLASIGLTIPAVAVLSLFLPQPLQLGLTPTNMVLLALSFVVGTLTLGGGRATVLQGAVHLVVFAVFLFLAIVP
- a CDS encoding YdeI/OmpD-associated family protein, giving the protein MPHTDPRIDAYIERAAAFAQPLLADWRALVHQGCPEVEETIKWGMPHFVHRGKILANMAAFKAHCSFGFWHGEAVAQQGKSGEAMGQLGRVTGAQDLPPRTELAAMVARARALIEGGVKPARAARPAAKKPAPELPAELAAALAGDAGARAFFSTLAPSHQREYVDWIGEAKRPETRARRLAQTLQWLAEGKRRNWKYENC
- a CDS encoding transglycosylase SLT domain-containing protein; the encoded protein is MRFAPVLLALLMGSACAQMPGLSLENLPRPSTPPPERGPVVPAQVERWRQEGEALEHGDGVPRDPVAAAQLYCRAARYGDPVAQYNLAWMLVHARGIARDDAQAAHLFNAAAEQGLEQAKNMAASMGEPRGAPPECLRPPDTDPQPIVVAAPKGGKPGAWALPPPPPPPKNAPETIVNFVKLVAPDYKLAPHLVLAVMATESNFDPLAASPKGAQGLMQLIPDTAARFKVGRITDPVQNIRGGMAYLRWLLAYFEGDLTLALAAYNAGERAVERYRGVPPYAETRLYVRRIIASINGQRSHPYDASVTPPSPVLDLWRPPPRRP
- a CDS encoding carboxyl transferase domain-containing protein, with the protein product MSKQTLEAPMTAQVLACLAAAGQALAKGQPLLVLEAMKMEHELPAPADLELLEWLVAAGDWVREGEPLLRWRAQAQPAAADTAEATETAGVGAPAMAGPRADLQAWREREALLADAARPEAIARRHAQGLRSARENLAALCDPGSLREYGGLAFAAQTARRPVHELRAQTPADGIVTGLAEVQGRPLVVLAYDATVLAGTQGLRNHQKTDRMLQIAAERRLPVVLFAEGGGGRPGDTDMPVVAGLHVPTFASFARLAGQVPLIGIAAARCFAGNAALLACCDLLLATRSANIGLGGPAMIEGGGLGRYAPEQVGPAPQLAAAGALDLLVADEAEAAACARQLLGWLQGRALPAQAAQVGEAADQLTLRAAVPENRVRGYAIRPILETLFDRASLIELGAGHGASVRTAAARLDGRPVGVIASDCSQLGGAVDGAAARKLARFLRLCQRQGLPLVALIDCPGFMVGPEAEASGQLRDVGELFQAAAALDVPLVSVVLRRAYGLGAMALAGGSLHRPLASLAWPSAEFGAMGLEGAVRLGYRKELQALPEGAEREALFERLLAQQVERGRALHMAEMLEIDAVIDPAETRAWLSQLLGKT
- a CDS encoding TonB-dependent receptor plug domain-containing protein, which translates into the protein MRRNHGLALLALWVASAQAQQRDEDLALAYDEAATISIATGSSQPLRRAPAVASVITAADITAMGATNLDQVLESVPGVHVSVNAINYASIYAVRGIFSAISTNPHVLLLLDGVPMKGAYSGDKGTQWSGLPLEHVARIEVIRGPGSALYGADAFAGVINVVTKSAADIKGSAAGVRLGAFGSREAWLQHGGSVGPLQLVAYVYGGRSDGQRELITADAATRLDKLFGTHASRAPGPVNTFHRDLDLGLKLNWGDWHLNGSQQWRPRMATGAGVNSALDPDSYTSSRRSILELGWASTSPDRDWQLGASLSHTRYTEESPVGLMLFPPGTRIGPNLFPDGMIGGPWRWDRQTRLSAHAGYTGWQGHVLRVGLGHEDINLFASRTYKNFLLSPTGVPIPTGPVIEYSAIQPHIPPSRRRNLFVFVQDEWQLAPDWALTLGLRDDRYSDLGSTVNPRLALVWDAAYNLTVKLLHGQAFRAAGFNEQYTVNPVATGNPQLKPERIATHELALEWQAHSTLQLKLNVYRFDMRDQVRVVPNPAPATGASYQNQGRLRGQGLEMEAHWQALRQLQLTAQLSLQHTLDVATGTDAGYAPHHHLFVRADWRLMGEALLGAQFNAVGGRARAAGDARPPVADYRTLDLQLRHGGEQRGPGWALALRNAFDAKPREPSQSAINLPGDLPLAGRSWYVEGSYRF
- a CDS encoding proline racemase family protein — protein: MSTPLFSDWHHEPPAHWQQLQTLDMHTGGEPLRVITAGLPELPGAGVLDKRRYFSHELDHLRRALMWEPRGHADMYGAVLTRSQSADFDVFFLHNEGYSTMCGHAIIALTKLVLETGLHRGAPDAQGLHHISFQVPAGRVEASARLVDGLAQQIRFVNVPSFVYLAGQRVEVEGLGVVRFDIAYGGAFYALVEAAPLGLQLLPEQQSRLIDAGRRIKQAVMAALPIQHPFEPELGFLYGTIFTGPAQHPAHHSRNVCIFADGEVDRSPTGSGVSARAALHHARGELALGETLCIESILGSLMTVRVAATETFGPHAAVRPEVGGSAHYTGRHRFYLDPDDPQGAGFLLR
- a CDS encoding AraC family transcriptional regulator; its protein translation is MLALQQALRSCELSLVEALFDPLPDVVFFVKDRDGRYLSVNQTLVRRSALRSKQALLGRTPREVFPGAMGEAFARQDHAVIASGAAMPRQLELHLYADGGAGWCLTHKLPLCDAGAVLGVAGISRDLGLPDQGHPVYAQIAELAAHIRAHYDQAVNLGELARRAGLSLDRVERLFQRIFHLSPREMLLQARLDEARRLLLEAPGLSVAAVAASCGYSDHSAFARQFKATTGMTPSQYRALQRGVAPGA